From one Solanum stenotomum isolate F172 chromosome 12, ASM1918654v1, whole genome shotgun sequence genomic stretch:
- the LOC125849545 gene encoding uncharacterized protein LOC125849545 — protein sequence MAKHSSVTMVLFRKRWLTVVALLVMVSVTTAIAFIVRASLESSCDCRLYTTNQKRYNSSPESAKPIGVAVTQNPLSFMKSRLVLLVSHELSLSGGPLLLMELAFLLRGVGAEVCWITNQRPSETNNIVYSLEHKMLHRGVQVVSAKGQEAIDTALKADLVVLNTAVAGKWLDAVLKEHVPQVLPKVLWWIHEMRGHYFSVDYVKHLPYVAGAMIDSHVTAEYWKNRTQERLRIKMPKTHVVHLGNSNELMEIAEDSVAKRILREHVRESLGVRNEDILFSLINSVTRGKGQDLFLRSFYESLQIIQERKLQLPSIHAVVVGSDMTSHSKFETELRNFVISKKIQNYVHFVNKTLTVAPYLAAVDVLVQNSQARGECFGRITIEAMAFQLPVLGTAAGGTQEIVTNGTTGLLHPVGKEGIMPLAKNIVRLATHVERRLTMGKKGYEKVKETFLERHMEERIAGVLKDVLQKAMEHQRT from the exons ATGGCGAAGCATTCTTCTGTGACTATGGTTCTGTTTCGGAAACGCTGGCTGACTGTTGTAGCGCTTCTTGTGATGGTTTCAGTTACCACTGCCATTGCTTTTATCGTCAGAGCTAGCCTTGAGTCCTCCTGTGATTGCCGCTTATATACGACTAATCAGAAGCGGTATAACTCTTCTCCGGAATCAGCTAAACCGATTGGGGTAGCTGTCACTCAGAACCCACTCAGTTTCATGAAGTCTAGGCTTGTGCTTCTTGTCTCCCATGAGCTTTCCCTTTCTG GTGGACCTCTGTTGTTGATGGAGCTGGCATTTTTGTTGAGAGGTGTTGGTGCTGAAGTCTGTTGGATCACAAATCAAAGGCCATCTGAAACGAACAACATCGTATACAGTTTGGAGCACAAAATGTTACACCGAGGAGTTCAG GTTGTCTCTGCTAAGGGCCAGGAGGCAATAGATACTGCTTTGAAAGCTGACTTGGTTGTTTTAAACACTGCCGTTGCTGGGAAATGGTTGGATGCTGTTCTTAAGGAACATGTTCCTCAAGTCCTTCCCAAAGTTTTGTGGTGGATCCATGAAATGCGTGGTCATTACTTCAGTGTAGATTATGTGAAGCACCTTCCATATGTTGCTGGTGCAATGATTGATTCACATGTAACAGCTGAATACTGGAAGAATAGGACACAGGAACGGCTAAG gaTCAAAATGCCCAAAACCCATGTTGTTCATCTTGGCAACAGCAATGAGCTAATGGAAATTGCTGAAGATAGTGTGGCAAAAAGGATTTTGAGGGAGCATGTTCGTGAATCTCTTGGAGTTCGAAACGAAGATATACTGTTTTCCCTCATAAATA GTGTTACTCGTGGGAAGGGTCAAGACTTATTTTTACGGTCGTTTTATGAGAGCTTGCAGATTATTCAAGAACGGAAGTTACAATTGCCATCAATTCATGCTGTTGTTGTAGGGAGTGACATGACTAGTCATAGCAAATTCGAGACAGAGCTTAGGAACTTCGTTATATCAAAGAAGATCCAGAATTATGTTCATTTTGTCAATAAGACACTGACGGTAGCCCCATATCTTGCTGCAGTTGATGTTCTTGTTCAGAATTCTCAG GCACGAGGTGAATGCTTTGGTAGGATTACTATTGAGGCGATGGCGTTTCAGCTGCCTGTGTTG GGAACTGCAGCTGGTGGCACCCAAGAAATTGTAACAAATGGAACAACTGGTCTTCTACATCCTGTGGGGAAAGAAGGGATAATGCCTCTTGCAAAAAACATTGTTAGATTAGCCACTCACGTTGAGAGGAGGCTTACAATGGGTAAAAAAGGGTATGAGAAGGTGAAAGAGACTTTTCTGGAGCGTCATATGGAAGAAAGAATTGCAGGAGTTCTAAAGGACGTGTTGCAAAAAGCAATGGAACACCAAAGGACATGA
- the LOC125849538 gene encoding pentatricopeptide repeat-containing protein At5g44230, with translation MVSLARKLIASRNPIPISKSYELGNPEALQPFVPFSRLQETKLLESHLVSLLDNCSSLNQIKQVHAHVIRRGLDQCCYVLAKLLRMLTKINVPMDPYPRLVFHQVDYRNPFLWTALIRGYSIQGQLKEAVCLYNAMRRESISPVSFTLTALLKGSSDEVELNLGRQIHCHNIKLGGFCKDLFVHNILIDMYVKCGWLDCGRKVFDEMSERDVISWTSLIVAYSKSGDMAAAAELFERLPVKDLVAWTAMVSGFAQNAKPREALEFFHRMQSEGIETDELTLVGVISACAQLGAAKYANWVCDMAEGYGFGPANHVMVGSALIDMYSKCGNVEEAYKVFVKMKEKNVFSYSSMIMGFAMHGCANAALDLFEEMVKTDVKPNKVTFIGVLMACTHAGLVERGRHLFDIMEKHYGVEPSVEHYACMIDLLGRAGQLEEALELIKAMPMEPNSGVWGALLGACRIHGNPDIAEVAANRLFELEPDSIGNYVLLANTYASAGRWEDVLGVRKSIKQKLLRKDPSRSWIEGKEGVIHEFYAGDMTHPNSKEIKEALEDLIGRLKSHGYEPNLSSVPYDLNEEHKRRILLTHSEKLALAYGLLITDSAGSTIRIMKNLRICEDCHSFMCGASQITGREIIVRDNKRFHHFHNGVCSCGNFW, from the coding sequence ATGGTTTCACTTGCTCGGAAGCTGATCGCATCAAGGAACCCTATTCCAATATCCAAAAGCTACGAGCTTGGAAACCCAGAAGCTTTGCAGCCCTTCGTTCCATTTTCCCGGCTTCAAGAGACAAAACTCTTGGAATCTCATCTAGTTTCACTTCTTGACAACTGTAGCAGCCTAAATCAGATCAAACAAGTACATGCTCACGTTATTCGCAGAGGTCTTGACCAATGCTGCTATGTTCTCGCAAAGCTACTCCGTATGCTCACAAAAATCAATGTCCCAATGGACCCATATCCCCGTCTTGTGTTTCATCAAGTGGATTACCGGAACCCTTTTCTATGGACCGCGTTAATTCGCGGTTATTCAATTCAAGGACAATTGAAAGAGGCAGTGTGTTTGTATAATGCTATGAGAAGGGAAAGTATATCGCCTGTTTCTTTTACTTTGACGGCTTTGCTCAAGGGTTCTAGCGATGAGGTTGAGTTGAATTTAGGTAGGCAGATCCATTGTCATAACATAAAGCTTGGTGGGTTCTGTAAAGATTTGTTTGTTCATAATATTTTGATTGATATGTATGTAAAATGTGGCTGGTTGGATTGTGGTCGAAAGGTGTTCGATGAAATGTCTGAGAGGGATGTGATTTCGTGGACTTCGTTAATTGTTGCATATTCAAAGTCTGGAGATATGGCGGCAGCTGCTGAGCTGTTTGAGAGATTGCCTGTGAAAGATTTGGTTGCATGGACGGCTATGGTGTCAGGTTTTGCACAGAATGCTAAACCAAGGGAGGCATTGGAGTTCTTCCATAGAATGCAGTCTGAAGGTATTGAGACTGATGAGTTGACATTAGTTGGGGTTATTTCAGCTTGTGCACAGTTAGGGGCTGCTAAGTATGCAAATTGGGTTTGTGATATGGCTGAGGGATATGGTTTTGGACCTGCCAATCATGTTATGGTGGGTTCTGCATTGATTGATATGTACTCCAAGTGTGGGAATGTGGAGGAAGCGTACAAGGTTTTTGTGAAGATGAAGGAAAAGAATGTGTTCTCATATAGTTCGATGATTATGGGttttgcaatgcatggatgCGCGAATGCTGCACTAGATTTATTCGAAGAAATGGTGAAAACTGACGTAAAGCCTAATAAGGTGACATTCATTGGTGTTCTTATGGCTTGTACTCATGCAGGTTTGGTAGAACGGGGTCGACACCTGTTTGATATAATGGAGAAACATTATGGTGTTGAACCATCAGTAGAACACTATGCTTGCATGATTGATCTCCTTGGCAGGGCTGGGCAACTAGAAGAGGCTCTTGAGCTTATCAAAGCTATGCCTATGGAGCCTAATAGTGGTGTCTGGGGAGCCCTGCTAGGAGCTTGTCGGATTCATGGTAATCCTGATATTGCAGAAGTTGCTGCCAACCGTTTATTTGAGCTTGAACCTGATAGCATTGGTAACTATGTCTTGCTTGCCAATACATATGCTTCAGCTGGAAGGTGGGAAGATGTTTTAGGGGTAAGgaaatcaataaaacaaaaactgCTGAGAAAGGACCCTTCACGCAGCTGGATTGAAGGCAAAGAGGGAGTGATTCATGAGTTCTATGCTGGTGATATGACCCACCCAAACTCGAAAGAGATTAAGGAAGCACTTGAGGATCTTATTGGTCGGCTTAAGTCACATGGCTACGAGCCAAACTTAAGCTCTGTGCCTTATGATCTGAATGAAGAACATAAAAGGCGAATACTTCTCACACATAGTGAGAAGCTGGCTTTGGCATATGGGCTGCTCATCACTGATTCTGCTGGGTCTACCATCAGGATCATGAAAAATCTAAGAATCTGTGAAGATTGCCACTCATTCATGTGCGGTGCATCTCAAATCACTGGCAGGGAGATTATTGTAAGGGATAACAAGAGATTTCACCATTTCCATAATGGTGTATGCTCTTGTGGTAACTTTTGGTAA
- the LOC125849556 gene encoding late embryogenesis abundant protein-like, translated as MAHYENQYSAGQALQTDEYGNPVRQTDEYGNPIQQTGGTMGEYGTTGTGYGTQAGHTTGVLGGEQRQHGTLGGMLHRSGSSSSSSSSEDDGHGGRRKKKGIKDKVKEKLPGGHRDDLAHSTATTTTTGYGMEGTHEKKGIMEKIKEKLPGHHGPGHH; from the exons atGGCGCACTACGAGAACCAGTATAGTGCAGGGCAGGCTCTGCAGACGGACGAATACGGCAACCCAGTCCGCCAAACTGACGAGTATGGCAACCCAATCCAGCAGACTGGTGGAACCATGGGAGAATATGGAACCACCGGTACCGGCTATGGAACTCAGGCTGGACACACCACTGGCGTACTTGGTGGGGAACAACGCCAGCATGGTACTCTCGGTGGTATGCTTCACCGTTCTGGCAGCTCTAGCTCCAGCAGCTCT TCTGAGGATGATGGACACGGCGgtagaaggaagaagaaagggatAAAGGACAAGGTTAAGGAGAAATTGCCAGGAGGTCACAGAGACGACCTAGCACATTCAACTGCAACAACTACCACTACTGGTTATGGTATGGAAGGCACTCATGAGAAGAAGGGAATTATGGAGAAGATTAAGGAGAAGCTTCCAGGCCATCATGGCCCTGGACACCACTAG
- the LOC125849561 gene encoding abscisic acid and environmental stress-inducible protein TAS14-like — MAQYGNQDQMRKTDEYENHVQETGTHQGTGMGGMQAGMMGGMGTGGMGGTGGGYGTQGTGTGMGMGMGMGTGTHHHEGQQQLRRSDSSSSSEDDGEGGRRKKGMKEKIMEKMPGGGHGQQEGEYGGQHGQTTGEGAGEKKGMMDKIKDKIPGMH; from the exons ATGGCACAATACGGCAACCAAGACCAAATGCGCAAGACTGATGAATATGAAAACCATGTCCAAGAAACTGGAACTCATCAAGGTACCGGTATGGGAGGCATGCAGGCTGGTATGATGGGGGGCATGGGTACTGGCGGTATGGGTGGCACTGGTGGAGGATATGGAACTCAAGGTACCGGTACCGGTATGGGTATGGGTATGGGTATGGGTACTGGTACCCATCACCATGAGGGGCAACAGCAGCTTCGTCGATCCGACAGCTCTAGCTCG TCGGAGGATGATGGAGAAGGTGGGAGGAGAAAGAAGGGGATGAAGGAGAAGATAATGGAGAAGATGCCAGGAGGAGGACATGGCCAGCAGGAAGGTGAGTATGGCGGTCAACATGGACAAACAACAGGTGAAGGAGCTGGAGAGAAGAAAGGAATGATGGACAAAATCAAGGACAAGATCCCTGGGATGCATTGA